The Spiroplasma litorale nucleotide sequence TAGATTTAATATTTTTAAATGTATTTAATATATAAGTTGTTGCCATACTTGCATTTGTAATACCACTACCTATTGTACATATTATAAAATAAACATCAAAGTAAACATAAACTTGAACAATAATATTTTTTCACCAATATTTATAAATTATTATAAAATCACTTTTTTTATTAAGTTCAAAATATACTTGTGAAAAAAATGCAAACTTTATTTGTTTAAAATATTTATTTTTCATTTTCATCCTTTTCATATATTCTATATTAATAAATTTTATTTTTTAGTAAAAAAAATATGTTAGATGGATTTTATAAATTTAAATGTTTTTTATTAATGTTGAGTTTAAAATTATGATTTGTATATTTTATTATGTATGTTTATTTATAAAAAACAAATTAAATTTTTTTTAAGTAATCCTGTTTTATACATTATTAATCTAAATTTGCAATTGCAGTATTTAAAGATGGTTCAATAGAAATATCGATTAAATTTATCCAGTAGTTTCTATCATCATAATTATAATTTTTTTTAAATTCTAATGATTTTGATAATCTTTTTAAATTTGATTCACTTAGTTTTTCTTTATAATAGGAATATTTTTCATACAGTGAACTTATATTTTCATCTTTGTATTTATTTAACAATTTATCTTTATCTATTTTTATTATAGATATTGGTAATACTGAAAAACTATTTTCATACAGAGTGCTACTCAATTCTAGAGATTTAATATTTTCGTTTTTTTCACTTAAAATTTTAGATAAACTCTTGTTTTCATTCTCTAATTTTATAATTTGATTATTTTTTAAAAAACTATCATTATCAAGATTTTTTATTTCTTTTATTTTTTCATCTTTGTATTTATTTAATTCATCATGTAAAGTATTTTGCATAGTTGAAATATACGAGTTTTTAGCATTTCTAATTTCTATATAATTTTTTGTAGTTTCATAAATTTGAAATGCAGCTGTGAATATAGTAATAAGTGCTAATGCTTTGATCATCAAAGGGAATCTAGCTGTTAATGAGAGATTAGTTGATTTTTGTAATTTTTTTATTAAAAGTTTAGTTAAAGCAATAGCTTCGTAAATTACCTTTGCAACACGACCAATATCTTCAATTCCTTTATCGTTTCATCTATAGTTATTTTCTATTTCTATTGCTAAACTAGTTAATTCTTGATTTAAAGCAACTGTTAATCCTGCTGCGGCTGCGGCTGCGGCTGTTCCAACACCAAGTGCGACCGCTCCAAATAAAGGTATTAAAGCTAATACACTTGAAGCGATAGCTACTGAAGCAAGGGTTGTGGCAGAAATATAATATGCATTTACTGTGTTTCATTGCATTTCAATTTTATCAAAGTTATTTATTGTTTTCTGCTTCTCTGTAATATAGTTGATTTGCCTTTGTAATTCAATAGATTTTTCATTAATATTTTTTATAGAGTTTTTTATGTTTAAAATATTGTTATTATTTAAATTTATTTTTGATATTAAATCATTTTTTTCTTTTAGTAAAATAATTTTTTTTATAGCATATAAATTATCTAAACTTTCTAAGCTGTTATTTAAAGATTCTATATAACTACTAATTAAATCGTACTTAACGACATTATTTAAATTACTTCAAGATGACAAATTATTTTTTACATATAATGACTTTAGATAATCATACTTTGAATAATCTTTATTAAATTTACTAATGTAAGTTTCAACATCATTTATTAAGATGTTCTTTATATAATTAATATCTTTATTTAAATTTTCTATAGAATAAGAACTTAAAATTCTTCTCATTGAAATTTCGTTTTGTACACTAGTAACACAATATAAAAAATCTTTTTCCCCACTTTTTTTAAATAAATCATTTTTTGTAGAATTAATGTATTCTTCAGTTAAAAATGATGGAATTTTTGCCTTGTTAAAACTATCTAAAATATCATTTTCTGATGTGTAAGTATAATTATTTGAATATTTTTTAGATTCTTTTTTAAAATTTGATATAACCATAAAAGTTGTTATCAAACTAGACGTTGCCAAAGTTAAACTTCCGATTATAGATAAAGATATTTTGTATTTTCTTTTCATTTTATACTTTTACCTTTCTTTATAATTATAAACTAATAAATTTATATAATAGCTTTATTAACTAAATTTTTTTAAAATTATTATTTTTTGGAAATTTTTTAAATAGGTTTTCATATATTTAATATATATAAAGATTATTTATTATTAAAATATATCTGGAAAAAGTTTTTTAAAGTCTATTACACTATTAAATTTATTTCCATACTCGGCGAAGTCACAATCTTTGATCAACCTTTTAAAGACTAATGAGTGTATTGCTTTAAAATCGATTAAGACATTGATAAAACAGTTTCTTTTTTAATTTTTTAATTAATTTTTTACAACATAAGATGTATTTGAAGTATTTATGTATGTTTGTACAATTAAAAAATCAACTTCAAAATATTATATTATTCTAATTACATCTTTAGTTGATTTTATAACCACTTTTTTGTTTTCGGTTTATGAAAAATTAAAAACTATTATATTTTTATTTGATTAATTACAAAAAAATACACATAACGCTAAATAGGGAAAAATAAATTCTACACTAGAAAGAGGTGTAGATTTTTTTATGTCAAAAAATTTAACTATTGAACAATGAGTGAGAATAATAAATGTATTTAAAACAGAAGAAATACTAAAGGCGGTAACTAATTACAAAAAATTGAAAGGAAAATTTATAAAATATTCTTACGATACTCAAAAAATGATAAGAATTAAAGCTAATTTACTAAATAATTATGGTATGAAAAGTTTATTAAGAAAAAGCGAATCAGACAGACCAAAAAACGAGATGACTCTGATATTACCTGGTATAATCGATGATTTAAATGAGGAACAAAAAAAAAAAAAAATTATTAAAGATTGAATTAAAATTCAACGAAATAAAAAAGATAAAAATTCATTAAAATGCTTGATTACTTTAAATATTAATATTAAGGCTAGAATATTAAAACTCCATAGAACTTCTTTTTATAAAAAACAAATTTTAAGAGTTTATAAATTGGATTATTTAAAAAAAATAGTAGGAAAAATATTGATTGACTCAAAATTTATTTATGGAAGTAGAAAAATTGCTATTTTACTAGGTGAAGAAGGCATTACAATCAATGATAGAAATTTAAGAAATTATATGATAAGATGAGGATTTTTTATTAAAAGAAGAAGAAGAAGTCAGGAGTTAAAAAATACAAGTATAAAATTTGTGGACTTAATAAAAAGAAATTTAAACCCTGAAATGGATAATATAATTGAAACAGATGTATCATATTCCTGAATTTAGTAAAAGAAAATAATTTTTATCTTTTTGCAGCAATCAGTCATAAAACAAGGAAAATTGAGTCTTGATTATTAGATAGAAATGATTCTGAATTAGTTGTAAACACAATTAAAAAAATTAATAAAACTAATTATATCTTGCATTCAAATCATGGTACTCAATATTCAAGTGTAAAAGTCCAATACTTATTAAAAAGGCTTAATTGTAAAACATTCATGAGTAGAATTGGTAACTCTCTTGACAATATAGAAATTGAATATTTCTTTGGTTGTTTAAAAGGAGAATATTTAAATCATATATCTACTTACAAAATGAGTTACAATGAAATAAATGATCATATTAATTGGTACAACAATGAAAGAATTCAAAAAACATTAAATTGAAAAACGCTAACTAGTGTCCGCATTAAAATATAATAATTGTAGAATTTATTTTTTCCAGTTTAATTTCCCAAATGATTTTTTAATGATATTTCAATTTCAAAGTTTCTCTTAATTGTTCTATGCCTATATTAATAGGTTTTTAAAAATAAAATGATGAAATTTAATTTTTTTTATATTTTCTTTTTGTTTTGATTTAACTACCTTATTCAATAGCGCCATCCCCTTTAAATTTTATCTCTGATTTAACATTTTAATCTTACTTTTCTAACTTAAAATTTTTATGTTTATTTATAATTGTTTTTTTAAATCATATTAAGGTTTTCTTTTTATATTCGTTTTTTTCATATAAAATTAAGGAGTTTCAGTAAAATATAAAAATTAAAAACACTCTTTATGAAATTGTCAATTAAAATTGACATTAAAAAGATACTTTCTCCATACGAATTTCGTATGGAGTTTTTTTATGTTTTAATGAAGGTCTAACATAATTATAAAAATCTATATAGTCTGAGATAATTTTATAAATATTTGAATGATGTAGTTCTTTTACTTTATATGTATATATACATTCATTTTTAAAAGTTCCAAAAAAAGACTCACAGGCACCATTATCTGGTGAATTTCCTCTTCTTGACATAGAAATATTTATATTATTAGTTTTACATAATCTTTCTCAAGTTTCATTTGTATATGGTGATCCTTGATCTGAGTGGATTATCTTTGGTGCACCTCTTTTTTTAATGGCGCTTATTAAATTTGTATGACATAATTTATTATTAGGACTAACCGATAACTTTCAATCAATAATTTCTGAATTAAACAAATCCTTTATAACAGATAGATATACGTTTCCATTAATAGTTTTTATATAAGTTACATCTGTTACTCATTTTTCATTTATATTTTTAGATTTAAAGTTTCTATTTAGTAGATTTTCAAATCTTAATGGACCTGATTTATCATAATTTGGAACTTTCTTTTTCTTTGCTGCTTTTAAACTCATTGTTTTCATATATCTATAAACAACTCAAGGTTTTAATCTTTCTTTAAAGTATTTGTTTAAAAATAAAGTTATCATATTATAACCATATCTTTTTTTAAACAAGTAAAAAAGTCATCTTATCTTAATTGCTAAAATTCTATTATAATTTTTATACTTTGGTTTCCCGTTTTTAAGTCATTTTAAATATCCATACCTTGAAACTTTTAAATATAAACAAGCTAATTTTATAGAAAACATTTTCTTGATATTAAAAATGGCGAAGTACTTTTCCTTAGTCGTCTTCGCCAAATGCTTTTTTAAAGCTCGTTCCAGTTTCAAAGCCTCTCTTAATTCTTCAACACTCATATCATCAGGTTCTTTAAAAATTCAATCATGAGATTTAAATTTTTTGATATTTCCTTTTGCTTGTGTTCCACTACCTCATTCAAGGGCTCCTTCACCTTTAACTTTTACCTCTGATTTTCATCTTTTAATTGTACTAGTACTAATATCAAACTTTAATGCCGCATTTAAAATACCAATTTTTTTTGATTCATTAATTATATTAAGTTTTTCATTTTTTGTTCATTGTTTTGCCATATAAAAAGAACACCTTTCAATAAAATTTTAACAATAAAAGTACTTTTTTACTGTCAATTTTATTTTAGATGTTCATTACTGTCATTTTTATTTTAGATATTAATTATAGTTTTTTAATTATCATTTATAAAAATATTAGAGTTATCATTTAATGAGAGAATATACTCAATATAAATTGAAATAAATAATTTATTAGGGGTTGACTGTGAATATACTATTTTAAATCAATCATATGATTTAAAGAAAATAATTTTTTTTGTTTTGTTTAAATTGTATTTAATCTAAAATTATTTTAAATTTTGTTATGTCTTAATAGTGTTACAACTTTTTAAATTATTTATACTAATTTTTAATTAAAACGTATTAAAAAATTTAAACTTTTCAATTTTAATTAATTTGCATATTATTAAATTTTCTTTTAAATTTAATACATTTTTCATATAATAATAACTTTATGTTTTCATTTTTATTTAGCACATTTCAATTAATTTACAACTAATTAACTACATTAATAATTTATATTTATAAAAATGTACTGTGTAAATTATTATTTAATCATCTTAATACTTTTTTTGTATCATAAACAAACTTTAGCAATAAATAAATTATTAAAATTTTTTATAAACAATTATATGTCATAAACAATATTTTTAATGTTATTTATGTCATTCATAACCGCTTCATCAAATATATCTATGTAATTTTTTTTATTATATTGTCTTTGCCCATACAATCCAAAAATTGAGTTATTAAAATCATCTTGTTTATTAATGAGTATATCTAAAACAATAAAACCTTTTTTTGAAAACATGTAAGTTGTGTCAACCATTAAAATGTCAATTGTTAAATGTATATTTTTATCTATTTTATTAAATTGAACTTTTTGGTGGATTTTATTTTTAAATTTATTTGCAATATCATCTAATGGTATTCTTTCATTAAATATTATTTCTTGTTTTAATATTATTTTGTTTATTTCTTTATCATAATAAAAATTAATAAAAATGATTTCAAATTTAAAATTATTAACAACAAAGTCAAATTTATTATTAATTTCAATTGTTTTATTTTTACTAATAAGATTAATTAAATCGGATTTTTTTAAAATGCTTTTTTCAATAACAATTTTATTAACATCTATTTTATAGTTTTTTAAATAATATTTAAATACTTCTGTCCATTTAATTTTAAGTACTTTTATATTTATTTTTGTATATCTAATTTTACATACAATATGAAAAATTAAAATCGGTATGTAGGTTATTGAAGATTCTACAGACATACATATGTATAGAGATGCAATTGCGATATGAATATTAAAAAAAAATAAAATAATTATAAATAGTACTACCGCTATTAAAATTATTAAAATTGGTAAAACTAATGTGTTTTTAGTCAGTGATTTTTCTTTTCAACTTAATCAACTATTATTTTTTTTTGGCACTTTTTCTCTTTTCAATTCTTTTATTAAAAAGTCTTTTCCAGTCATTTAATAATTAAACTCCTACTATTATTTTGTCATATTTATATATAACTATAACAAAATATCTAGATTTTTACAATTTTTAAATATTTTATATTTAAAAAATTTAAGACAAAAATCAAATAAATTATACATAATATATAAAAAACTTTGAAATACTATTATATCTTTTGATATTGACTTACTGTTAAATTATTAACGTTTGTTAAAAATATTTATTTTCAAATAGACCCTAATACTATTTTAATTTATCATCTTAATTTGATAATTAATAATTTTTTAGTTAATTAATAAAATATTCTGTTAGAAAATTATTTCTAAACATAATTAAAAATTAATAAAGACGTATTTAGATAGTTATTAACTAACTTTTTTACCTCAATAAATTAATTTTAAGTTACCAAATCTGCTTATATAATTAAAAAGTTTAATTTATACTATTTCATAAATTTATTGAAGCCCTTAATTGTATTTTAGTATCATTAGATTTTTAAACAATAAATATAGAAATTAATCTATATATAAAAATTAATTATAAGAAAATCTGACTAAAAACTCCATTTTTTAACTATTATTAATTCTTATTTTTCGCTTTTATTTAAGTAAATTTATAAATTTGTAGCTTATTTTAACATTATTATAAAACTTTAAAAATTCACTTTTTACATCAGAGTTTTTAATTTTTAGTTTAATATATCAAATATTTATAGTAATTAACAAATAAAACTATTATATTCAATAAAAAATGTTATATATTAATCTTACATACTTATTACTAGTTAATTTTTATTTAAATTTAATGAAGAAACGGCTTTTCCAAATAAAAACTTGACCTTGCATTTTATTTTTTTATATTTAAATTGTAAATTTTTTTATTAGTTATTTTTTTACATGTAAACATTAAATTTAAAATGTAATTATTTTAAATTAATTTTAAATTTCTTAATATTATAATTCATTATTAGAAGAATAGATAAAAAGTAATATAATAAAATAAAAACCTTAAATAAACCATATTAACATATTGAAATTAACTATTATGTTTTTATAGAAAGTTTGTTTTTTAAAGTAAATAATGATAGATAAAAAAAATCATATTGAGGAAAATCAAAAATATAATTGAAAATTGAATGTAGATATTCAAATAAAACAATTTGTAATATCAATGAACTGGAAAGTGGCTTAAACTAATAGATT carries:
- a CDS encoding IS3 family transposase; this encodes MSRIGNSLDNIEIEYFFGCLKGEYLNHISTYKMSYNEINDHINWYNNERIQKTLNWKTLTSVRIKI
- a CDS encoding IS3 family transposase, which translates into the protein MAKQWTKNEKLNIINESKKIGILNAALKFDISTSTIKRWKSEVKVKGEGALEWGSGTQAKGNIKKFKSHDWIFKEPDDMSVEELREALKLERALKKHLAKTTKEKYFAIFNIKKMFSIKLACLYLKVSRYGYLKWLKNGKPKYKNYNRILAIKIRWLFYLFKKRYGYNMITLFLNKYFKERLKPWVVYRYMKTMSLKAAKKKKVPNYDKSGPLRFENLLNRNFKSKNINEKWVTDVTYIKTINGNVYLSVIKDLFNSEIIDWKLSVSPNNKLCHTNLISAIKKRGAPKIIHSDQGSPYTNETWERLCKTNNINISMSRRGNSPDNGACESFFGTFKNECIYTYKVKELHHSNIYKIISDYIDFYNYVRPSLKHKKTPYEIRMEKVSF